The Chloroflexota bacterium genome window below encodes:
- the trpC gene encoding indole-3-glycerol phosphate synthase TrpC has product MATILDKIVEAKRESLERAMAETPLAELERRMADAPAAVPFAAALTGDDIRLIAEVKKASPSAGLLRADFDPAWLASTYAASGAGAVSCLTDAHFEGTLEHLQQVKDAVAATGVPVLRKDFLTHPYQLYEARAYGADAALLIVAVLSAAQLGELLGAAREVGIQCLVEVHDETEMAVAADAGAEVIGINNRDLRTFKTDLAVTGRLASKAPSGAALVSESGIRDRGDMERLRDLGAHAALVGEAIVTQPEPGAKIRELLGVAVPAQGAS; this is encoded by the coding sequence ATGGCAACGATTCTGGACAAAATCGTCGAGGCGAAGCGGGAGTCGCTGGAGCGGGCCATGGCCGAGACGCCGCTGGCCGAGCTGGAGCGGCGCATGGCGGATGCGCCGGCGGCTGTGCCCTTCGCGGCGGCGCTGACGGGCGACGACATCCGGCTCATCGCAGAGGTCAAGAAGGCGTCGCCGTCGGCCGGGCTGCTGCGGGCGGACTTCGACCCGGCGTGGCTGGCGTCGACGTACGCGGCGAGCGGCGCGGGCGCGGTCTCGTGCCTGACGGACGCGCACTTCGAGGGGACGCTGGAGCACCTGCAGCAGGTGAAGGACGCTGTAGCCGCGACCGGTGTGCCGGTGCTGCGCAAGGACTTCCTGACGCACCCGTACCAGCTCTACGAGGCGCGCGCCTATGGGGCCGACGCCGCACTGCTCATCGTGGCGGTGCTGTCGGCGGCGCAGCTCGGCGAGTTGCTGGGCGCGGCGCGGGAGGTGGGCATTCAGTGCCTCGTGGAGGTGCATGACGAAACTGAGATGGCTGTCGCGGCGGATGCTGGAGCGGAAGTCATCGGGATCAACAACCGCGACCTGCGCACGTTCAAGACGGACCTCGCCGTAACGGGGCGCCTCGCGTCGAAGGCGCCTTCAGGCGCGGCGCTGGTCAGTGAGAGCGGCATTCGCGACCGGGGGGACATGGAGCGGCTTCGCGACCTCGGAGCGCACGCGGCGCTGGTGGGCGAGGCCATCGTGACGCAGCCGGAGCCGGGGGCGAAGATCCGCGAGCTGCTCGGGGTTGCTGTCCCCGCGCAGGGGGCGTCATGA
- a CDS encoding type II toxin-antitoxin system HicA family toxin — MPKTREAIRIVEQDGWYYVRTRGNHPIYHLPVKPGIVVIPGHPGDDVDKGTWLNILRQAGLREGRR, encoded by the coding sequence ATGCCCAAGACACGTGAGGCCATCCGCATAGTGGAACAGGATGGATGGTACTATGTTCGGACAAGAGGGAATCACCCCATATACCACCTTCCGGTAAAGCCCGGCATCGTAGTCATACCGGGACATCCGGGGGATGACGTCGACAAAGGGACGTGGTTGAACATCCTCCGGCAGGCAGGACTCCGGGAGGGAAGGCGATGA
- the trpS gene encoding tryptophan--tRNA ligase → MTTQEGVRGTTGRGRVEGVRTVFSGIQPSGDVQLGNYIGAIKGWVDRQEEKENYFCIVDLHALTVPQEPEELRHQTRSLAAMLFAAGLDPEKCTIFVQSHVTAHAEACWLLNCVTPIGWLERMTQYKSKAENQETISTGLLDYPVLMAGDIVLYDAHEVPVGEDQRQHVELARDIAQRFNRTYGDTFVVPAGVIPEIGGRVMGLNDPTVKMSKSYAHIRGHAVRMLDDPKEIERTFKRAVTDNGNEIRFSDEPEKAGVNNLLGIYKVITGMDEASVEAEFASARGYGDLKGRVAEVVIEALTPIRERYEALMQDVGALDRLLEVGAERAESVAGPKLDEVKERMGLILPKR, encoded by the coding sequence ATGACTACGCAGGAAGGCGTTCGGGGGACGACAGGGCGGGGCCGGGTCGAGGGGGTGCGGACGGTGTTTAGCGGCATACAGCCGAGCGGCGACGTGCAGCTCGGGAACTACATCGGCGCGATCAAGGGGTGGGTCGACAGGCAGGAGGAGAAGGAGAACTACTTCTGCATCGTGGACCTGCACGCGCTGACGGTGCCGCAGGAGCCGGAGGAGCTGCGCCACCAGACGCGGTCGCTGGCGGCGATGCTGTTCGCGGCGGGGCTCGACCCGGAGAAGTGCACGATCTTCGTGCAGAGCCACGTGACGGCGCACGCGGAGGCGTGCTGGCTGCTCAACTGCGTGACGCCCATCGGCTGGCTGGAGCGGATGACGCAGTACAAGTCGAAGGCGGAGAACCAGGAGACGATTTCCACCGGGCTGCTGGACTACCCGGTGCTGATGGCAGGCGACATCGTGCTGTACGACGCGCACGAGGTGCCCGTCGGCGAGGACCAGCGGCAGCACGTGGAGCTGGCGCGGGACATCGCGCAGCGGTTCAACCGCACCTACGGCGACACGTTCGTGGTGCCGGCGGGGGTCATTCCGGAGATCGGCGGGCGCGTCATGGGGCTGAACGACCCGACGGTGAAGATGTCGAAGAGCTATGCGCACATCCGGGGGCACGCGGTGCGGATGCTCGACGACCCGAAGGAGATCGAGCGGACGTTCAAGCGAGCGGTGACCGACAACGGCAACGAGATCCGGTTCTCGGACGAGCCGGAGAAGGCCGGGGTCAACAACCTGCTGGGCATCTACAAGGTGATCACCGGCATGGACGAGGCGTCGGTGGAGGCCGAGTTTGCGTCGGCGAGGGGGTACGGCGACCTGAAGGGACGCGTCGCGGAGGTGGTCATCGAGGCGCTGACGCCCATCCGGGAGCGGTACGAGGCGCTGATGCAGGACGTGGGGGCGCTCGACCGGCTGCTGGAGGTCGGCGCGGAGCGCGCGGAGTCGGTTGCCGGGCCGAAGCTCGACGAGGTCAAGGAACGCATGGGGCTGATCCTGCCCAAACGATAG
- the trpD gene encoding anthranilate phosphoribosyltransferase, with amino-acid sequence MIREAIGALIEGRSLSSEEASGCMEEIMSGTATPAQIGAFVTALRLKGETSDEIAGMARVMRANVLRVNVPGPVVDVVGTGGDGLNTFNISTAAALTLAASGVKVAKHGNRAASSSAGAADVLEACGVKLEQTPEGVAQCVEEAGMGFMFAPAFHPAMRHAAAPRRELGIRTVFNILGPLTNPAFADALVVGIADPSFGQRMAEAFLQLGTTRAMVVHGSDGADELTLTGPSQVWEAKDGAVTAYEVRPEDVALEPCSPDDLKGGVAEENAETMQRVLGGELGPLHRAVALSAGAGMLVAGTVPDLKEGVAAARRVLSSKAALETLRKMAEVSQSA; translated from the coding sequence ATGATTCGAGAAGCCATTGGCGCATTGATCGAGGGGCGGTCGCTGTCCTCCGAGGAGGCGTCTGGCTGCATGGAAGAGATCATGTCAGGCACGGCGACGCCGGCGCAGATTGGCGCGTTTGTGACGGCGCTGCGGCTGAAGGGCGAGACCTCCGACGAGATCGCGGGGATGGCGCGCGTGATGCGGGCGAACGTGCTGCGCGTCAACGTGCCGGGGCCGGTGGTCGACGTGGTGGGCACGGGCGGCGATGGGCTCAACACCTTCAACATCTCGACGGCCGCGGCGCTGACGCTGGCGGCGTCGGGGGTGAAGGTGGCGAAGCACGGGAACCGCGCGGCGTCGAGCTCGGCGGGGGCTGCGGACGTGCTGGAGGCCTGCGGGGTCAAGCTGGAGCAGACGCCGGAGGGCGTCGCGCAATGCGTGGAGGAGGCGGGCATGGGGTTCATGTTCGCGCCCGCGTTCCATCCTGCCATGCGCCACGCGGCGGCGCCGCGCCGGGAACTCGGCATTCGCACGGTGTTCAACATTCTCGGACCGCTGACCAACCCGGCCTTCGCCGACGCACTGGTCGTCGGCATCGCGGACCCGTCGTTCGGGCAGCGGATGGCGGAGGCGTTTCTGCAGCTTGGGACGACGCGGGCTATGGTGGTCCACGGCTCCGACGGCGCGGACGAACTGACGCTGACCGGGCCGTCGCAGGTGTGGGAGGCGAAGGACGGCGCGGTGACCGCCTACGAGGTGCGTCCCGAGGACGTGGCGCTGGAGCCATGCTCGCCGGACGACCTTAAGGGCGGCGTCGCGGAGGAAAACGCGGAGACGATGCAACGGGTGCTGGGCGGCGAGCTTGGGCCGCTGCACCGGGCCGTCGCGCTGAGCGCGGGGGCGGGCATGCTGGTCGCGGGTACCGTACCGGACCTGAAGGAGGGCGTGGCAGCGGCGCGGCGGGTGCTTTCGAGCAAGGCGGCGCTGGAAACGCTGAGGAAGATGGCGGAGGTCAGCCAGAGCGCCTAG
- the trpE gene encoding anthranilate synthase component I, whose product MYTPTLEQVRELAKEGNLVPVYREISADLETPVTAYMKVARKPYSFLLESIEGGERLARYSFIGTEPSKVIRTGPGEKNGEVDPLRLVESALGRFKVVTIPGLPRFHGGHVGFLAYDAVHYFEPRVPPPASNPLGLPESTFMLADTLLVFDHLRQKIQVVSHAHIRGDNVDAAYAKATKRIDRLVKRLDRPLKRPKRNGSREEGAEQRERRTYSSNRSYEEYDEIVRQSRDYIIAGDIIQVVPSQRLERPTESSPLDLYRALRGTNPSPYMYLLELDDFHIIGASPELLVRVEDGRVLNFPLAGTRRRGRTVEEDEALARELQNNEKERAEHIMLVDLGRNDVGRVAIPGTVEVHDLMRVVKYSHVMHLESEVHGQLRPDRTIYDALRSCLPAGTLSGAPKVRAMEIIAELEGEARGAYGGAVGYFSFSGNMDTAITIRTMVLKDGVAYIQAGGGIVYDSEPESEFQETLQKAGALLSAISLAEEQS is encoded by the coding sequence ATGTATACACCAACACTGGAACAGGTCCGGGAGCTGGCGAAAGAGGGGAACCTCGTCCCGGTGTACCGGGAGATCAGCGCGGACCTTGAAACACCAGTCACCGCCTACATGAAGGTGGCCCGCAAACCGTACTCGTTCCTGCTCGAGAGCATCGAGGGCGGGGAGCGGCTGGCGCGGTACAGCTTCATCGGGACGGAGCCGTCGAAGGTCATCCGCACGGGGCCGGGGGAAAAGAACGGCGAGGTGGACCCGCTGCGGCTGGTCGAGAGCGCGCTTGGGCGGTTCAAGGTGGTGACCATCCCCGGGCTGCCGCGCTTTCACGGCGGGCACGTGGGGTTCTTGGCGTACGACGCCGTCCACTACTTCGAGCCGCGGGTGCCGCCGCCAGCCAGCAACCCGCTGGGGCTGCCCGAGTCGACGTTCATGCTGGCGGACACGCTGCTGGTCTTCGACCACCTGCGGCAGAAGATCCAGGTGGTTAGCCACGCGCACATCCGCGGGGACAACGTCGACGCGGCGTACGCGAAGGCGACCAAGCGCATCGACCGGCTGGTGAAGCGGCTGGACCGGCCGCTCAAGCGGCCCAAGCGCAACGGCTCTCGGGAAGAGGGGGCCGAGCAGCGGGAGCGGCGGACGTACTCGTCGAACCGCAGCTACGAGGAGTACGACGAGATCGTACGGCAGTCGCGGGACTACATCATCGCGGGGGACATCATCCAGGTGGTGCCGTCGCAGAGGCTGGAGCGGCCGACGGAGTCATCTCCTCTCGACCTGTACCGCGCGCTGCGGGGCACGAACCCGTCGCCGTACATGTACCTGCTGGAGCTGGACGACTTCCACATCATCGGGGCGTCGCCGGAGCTGCTGGTGCGCGTCGAGGACGGGCGGGTGCTGAACTTCCCGCTGGCGGGCACGCGCCGCCGCGGCCGCACGGTGGAGGAGGACGAGGCGCTGGCGAGGGAGCTGCAAAACAACGAGAAGGAGCGGGCCGAGCACATCATGCTCGTGGACCTGGGGCGCAACGACGTGGGCCGCGTCGCCATTCCGGGCACGGTGGAGGTGCACGACCTGATGCGGGTCGTCAAGTACTCGCACGTCATGCACCTGGAGTCTGAGGTGCACGGGCAGCTTCGGCCGGACCGCACCATCTACGACGCGCTGCGGTCGTGCCTGCCGGCCGGGACGTTGTCGGGGGCGCCCAAGGTGCGGGCGATGGAGATCATCGCGGAGCTGGAGGGCGAGGCGCGCGGCGCGTACGGCGGGGCCGTCGGGTACTTCAGCTTCTCGGGCAACATGGACACGGCCATCACCATCCGCACGATGGTGCTGAAGGATGGCGTCGCGTATATCCAAGCGGGCGGCGGCATCGTCTACGACAGCGAGCCGGAGTCCGAATTTCAAGAGACGTTGCAGAAGGCGGGAGCGCTGCTGAGCGCCATCAGCCTTGCGGAGGAACAGTCATGA
- a CDS encoding type II toxin-antitoxin system HicB family antitoxin, with protein sequence MKLTYAVVFEETPNNYSAYPPDLPGCMSTADTWPAIQEAVREAIAIFVEEMVEQGEALPAPRMSVEEAMAYHSASLTEHAEEILSTFADAPPTLTTTFGTVDVEVSVPAAAGG encoded by the coding sequence ATGAAGCTCACCTACGCGGTGGTGTTCGAGGAAACGCCCAACAACTATTCCGCCTACCCGCCGGACCTGCCGGGGTGTATGAGCACGGCGGACACATGGCCGGCCATCCAGGAGGCAGTCCGTGAAGCGATCGCCATATTCGTAGAGGAGATGGTGGAACAGGGCGAGGCGCTTCCGGCGCCCCGCATGTCGGTCGAGGAGGCGATGGCCTACCACAGCGCCTCGCTGACGGAGCACGCGGAGGAGATCCTGAGCACGTTTGCCGATGCGCCGCCCACACTGACGACAACGTTCGGGACGGTGGACGTGGAGGTCAGCGTGCCCGCTGCGGCCGGCGGGTGA
- a CDS encoding LON peptidase substrate-binding domain-containing protein codes for MANEIRDIPLFPLGTVLFPGMQLPLQLFEPRYLQMFQDISHADSCFGVVLIKEGVEVGAPAVPFDIGTIARVVQHENTDDGRIVLMSVGQQRFRSIQVLQQLPYMTARIELLPPDDAGATQAGPLVKEKFLEYARLVAGMANEWVRDVPFPDAPADLAYLVARNLEVSMPVKQGLLEMDTAEECLQAEVEILEMVTEHLRRRVRQEGPSQRFSAN; via the coding sequence ATGGCCAACGAGATCCGCGACATCCCTCTCTTCCCCCTGGGCACCGTGCTCTTCCCGGGCATGCAGCTGCCCCTGCAGCTCTTCGAGCCCCGCTACCTCCAGATGTTCCAGGACATCTCCCACGCCGACTCCTGCTTCGGCGTCGTCCTCATCAAGGAGGGCGTCGAGGTCGGCGCGCCCGCCGTCCCCTTCGACATCGGCACCATCGCCCGCGTCGTCCAGCACGAGAACACCGACGACGGCCGCATCGTCCTCATGTCCGTCGGCCAGCAGCGCTTCCGCTCCATCCAGGTGCTCCAGCAGCTCCCCTACATGACCGCCCGCATCGAGCTCCTCCCCCCCGACGACGCCGGCGCGACCCAGGCGGGCCCCCTCGTCAAGGAGAAGTTCCTCGAGTACGCCCGCCTCGTCGCCGGCATGGCCAACGAGTGGGTCCGTGACGTCCCCTTCCCCGACGCCCCCGCAGACCTCGCCTACCTTGTGGCCCGCAACCTGGAAGTCAGCATGCCCGTCAAGCAGGGCCTCCTGGAAATGGACACCGCCGAAGAATGCCTGCAAGCCGAGGTGGAGATCCTGGAAATGGTCACCGAGCACCTCCGCCGCCGCGTCCGCCAGGAAGGCCCCTCCCAACGCTTCAGCGCCAACTAG
- a CDS encoding response regulator transcription factor, whose protein sequence is MPSVLMMSRDGRAAETLMLAFPRGDFTTSASSDPACLDALPVEQTPDVVLLDAVGFSRTEADEAVQLCRRLRLPVVALVTERELEDYDIARGADDFALKPPNPTELTLRVTQLLRRLRGREGSETIHSDDLVIDQSRYEVTVSGYRVLLTFKEYELLRLLALNPGRVFSREELLSRVWGYEYFGGTRTVDVHVRRLRSKVEDANHTFIETVWNVGYRFRTPSQ, encoded by the coding sequence GTGCCTTCTGTCTTGATGATGAGCCGCGACGGCAGGGCCGCGGAAACGCTCATGCTGGCGTTTCCGCGCGGTGACTTCACCACGTCCGCCTCCTCGGACCCCGCCTGCCTCGACGCCCTCCCCGTCGAGCAGACCCCCGACGTCGTCCTCCTCGACGCCGTCGGCTTCTCCCGCACCGAGGCCGACGAGGCCGTCCAGCTCTGCCGCCGCCTCCGCCTCCCCGTCGTCGCCCTCGTCACCGAGCGCGAGCTCGAGGACTACGACATCGCCCGCGGCGCCGACGACTTTGCCCTCAAGCCGCCCAACCCCACCGAGCTCACCCTCCGCGTTACCCAGCTCCTCCGCCGCCTCCGCGGCCGCGAGGGCTCCGAGACCATCCACAGCGATGACCTCGTCATCGACCAGTCCCGCTATGAGGTCACCGTCTCCGGCTACCGCGTCCTGCTGACGTTCAAGGAGTACGAGCTCCTCCGCCTGCTCGCCCTCAACCCCGGCCGCGTCTTCTCCCGAGAGGAGCTCCTCTCCCGCGTCTGGGGCTACGAGTACTTCGGCGGCACCCGCACCGTCGACGTCCACGTCCGCCGCCTCCGCAGCAAGGTCGAGGACGCCAACCACACCTTCATCGAGACCGTCTGGAACGTCGGCTACCGCTTCCGCACGCCGTCCCAGTAG
- a CDS encoding PaREP1 family protein: MAIGGILLVETPYKNQSRVFLAQAEDELAHGDLYQAAEKGWGAAAQIVKAIADARGWEHDSHRHLFNIVRRLVDETDDDSLSVLFSEANLLHVNFYEGELSSRQAAYHLSHVVEFVNKVEGQLE; the protein is encoded by the coding sequence ATGGCGATTGGAGGAATCCTGTTGGTCGAGACTCCATACAAGAATCAAAGCCGAGTCTTTCTCGCTCAGGCGGAAGATGAACTAGCACATGGCGACCTGTATCAGGCCGCCGAAAAGGGCTGGGGGGCGGCCGCACAGATCGTCAAGGCCATCGCAGACGCTCGCGGCTGGGAGCACGACAGCCACCGGCACCTGTTCAACATTGTTCGCCGATTAGTGGACGAGACTGACGACGACTCACTCTCGGTGTTGTTCTCAGAGGCTAACCTGCTGCATGTCAATTTCTATGAGGGCGAGCTATCGTCGAGGCAGGCCGCCTACCACCTGTCGCATGTTGTTGAATTCGTGAACAAGGTGGAGGGGCAGTTGGAGTAG
- a CDS encoding phosphoribosylanthranilate isomerase has translation MSMTVVKICGLRDVEHMAAAAEAGADLVGLNFLPTVRRYVPPETGAALASAFREQHQGPRLVGLFADQPVEHVNAVAKLVGLDLVQLCGSEGPEYWARVEPLVIKVVHVPTPASGDTDDEYAAVETVEARLHSINDAGHMALLDRQSPVQPGGMGLTFDWSIAREMAALGHRFILAGGLTPENVGAAIDEVAPWGVDVSSGVETEGVKDIAKIRRFVAAARQGAAL, from the coding sequence ATGAGTATGACGGTGGTGAAGATCTGCGGACTGCGCGACGTGGAGCACATGGCCGCGGCAGCGGAGGCGGGCGCGGACCTGGTGGGCCTGAACTTCCTGCCGACGGTGCGCCGCTACGTGCCGCCGGAAACGGGCGCCGCGCTGGCTTCGGCGTTTCGGGAGCAGCACCAGGGGCCGAGGCTTGTGGGACTCTTCGCGGACCAGCCCGTCGAGCACGTGAACGCCGTTGCCAAGCTGGTGGGGCTGGACCTTGTGCAGCTCTGCGGCAGCGAGGGGCCAGAGTACTGGGCGCGGGTGGAGCCATTGGTCATCAAGGTCGTGCACGTGCCCACGCCCGCATCCGGGGATACCGACGACGAGTACGCGGCCGTGGAGACGGTGGAAGCGCGGTTGCACTCCATCAACGACGCGGGACACATGGCGCTGCTCGACCGGCAGTCGCCGGTGCAGCCGGGCGGGATGGGACTGACGTTCGACTGGAGCATCGCGCGGGAAATGGCCGCTCTCGGCCACCGGTTCATTCTCGCGGGGGGGCTGACGCCGGAGAACGTCGGGGCGGCCATCGACGAGGTGGCGCCGTGGGGCGTTGACGTCTCGAGCGGCGTCGAGACCGAGGGGGTCAAGGACATCGCCAAGATTCGCCGCTTCGTGGCGGCGGCCAGACAAGGAGCCGCTCTATGA
- a CDS encoding SEC-C metal-binding domain-containing protein — MVIGKERTSWYSDHPLECTCAQCEARRADDRRFQDMTQGRKVGRNESCPCGSGKKYKRCHGG, encoded by the coding sequence ATGGTCATCGGCAAGGAGCGGACGAGCTGGTACAGCGACCACCCGCTGGAGTGTACGTGCGCGCAGTGCGAGGCCCGGCGCGCCGACGACCGCCGTTTCCAGGACATGACGCAGGGCCGCAAGGTGGGCCGCAACGAGTCGTGCCCGTGCGGCAGCGGCAAGAAGTACAAACGCTGCCACGGGGGGTAG
- a CDS encoding aminodeoxychorismate/anthranilate synthase component II, protein MILLLDNYDSFTYNLYQYLCELGADVHVERNDQVTVDEIAAMKPDKLVVSPGPCTPKEAGVSMEAIEQLGPTTPVLGVCLGHQCIGEVYGGTVGGAGEIVHGKTSAIHHTGAGVLEGLPTPFDAIRYHSLVVFPEDLPESLEVTAWTDSGRIMGLRHKEHPVHGVQFHPESIMTVVGKDLLRNFLAM, encoded by the coding sequence ATGATTCTGCTGCTCGACAACTACGACAGCTTTACCTACAACCTCTACCAGTACCTGTGCGAGCTTGGCGCGGATGTGCACGTGGAGCGCAACGACCAGGTCACGGTGGACGAGATCGCGGCGATGAAGCCGGACAAGCTGGTGGTCTCGCCGGGGCCGTGCACGCCGAAGGAGGCGGGGGTCTCGATGGAGGCGATCGAGCAGCTGGGGCCGACGACGCCCGTGCTGGGCGTGTGCCTGGGGCACCAGTGCATCGGCGAGGTGTACGGCGGGACGGTCGGCGGCGCGGGGGAGATCGTGCACGGCAAGACGTCGGCCATCCACCACACGGGCGCAGGGGTGCTCGAGGGGTTGCCGACGCCCTTCGACGCGATCCGGTACCACTCACTGGTGGTGTTCCCGGAGGACCTGCCGGAGAGCCTGGAGGTGACGGCGTGGACGGACTCGGGGCGCATCATGGGGCTACGGCACAAGGAGCACCCGGTGCACGGGGTGCAGTTCCACCCGGAGTCGATCATGACGGTCGTGGGCAAAGACCTTCTCAGGAACTTCCTGGCAATGTAG
- a CDS encoding GNAT family N-acetyltransferase has translation MDTIRPATAADAKAVFGLLLQLATSYRPSRAAFDDTYPMLTASPAAHLLVAEDDDGIQGYVYACDVPTLFANGVITEILELYVVESQRGQGIGRGLVEAVVEQAREGNSVEVTVPTRRAAAFYEGIGFERTAELFKLRLSG, from the coding sequence ATGGACACTATCCGTCCGGCGACGGCCGCAGATGCTAAAGCAGTCTTCGGCTTGCTATTGCAGCTCGCGACCAGCTACCGGCCCTCCCGCGCTGCATTCGACGACACTTACCCCATGCTGACCGCCTCGCCGGCTGCGCATCTCCTCGTTGCTGAGGATGACGACGGCATTCAGGGCTACGTCTACGCTTGCGACGTGCCCACGCTCTTTGCCAATGGAGTGATCACCGAGATCTTGGAGCTGTACGTGGTCGAGTCGCAGCGGGGACAGGGCATTGGCAGGGGGCTGGTGGAGGCTGTTGTCGAGCAAGCTCGGGAGGGCAATTCCGTGGAGGTGACGGTGCCGACCCGGCGGGCGGCGGCCTTCTACGAGGGCATCGGGTTCGAGCGTACGGCCGAGCTGTTCAAGCTACGCCTGAGCGGGTAG
- a CDS encoding type II toxin-antitoxin system prevent-host-death family antitoxin yields MDAMTTYSIRELKAKAGQILDSLAEGEEVIITRRGKPCARLAPIAPGAGTPLTPLQKKYAHLPDLSLEQIQRFRAEMNDAWKEKFEDIPGDDAK; encoded by the coding sequence ATGGACGCCATGACGACTTACAGCATCCGCGAACTCAAGGCCAAGGCCGGGCAGATTCTCGACAGCCTCGCAGAGGGCGAGGAGGTCATCATCACGCGCCGGGGGAAGCCGTGCGCGCGGTTGGCGCCCATCGCACCTGGGGCGGGAACCCCGTTGACGCCGCTGCAGAAGAAGTACGCCCACCTGCCCGACCTGTCACTTGAACAAATCCAACGCTTCAGGGCGGAAATGAACGACGCCTGGAAAGAGAAATTTGAGGACATCCCGGGCGACGATGCCAAGTAG
- the trpB gene encoding tryptophan synthase subunit beta, translating into MTSEQRLPNEQGRFGDFGGRFVPETLMAAVEDLRIGYEEAREDAGFQAELTGLLSTYVGRPTPLTFAANLTAHFGGARIYLKREDLAHTGAHKINHAVGQALLAKRMGKQRIIAETGAGQHGVATATVCALLGMECVVYMGTEDIRRQQPNVYRMKLLGARVEPVDSGSRTLKDAINECMRDWVTNVRTTFYLLGSVVGPHPYPMMVRDFQSVVGREARAQVIAAEGRLPDYAVACVGGGSNAIGLFHPFIADEEVALVGVEAGGLGLETGRHAAPLSGGRPGVLHGSHSYLMQDEAGQVMETHSVSAGLDYPGVGPEHSYLKDIGRATYVSATDDEALEAFGLLSRTEGIIPALEPSHALAYVAKLAPQAGAGKVIVVNLSGRGDKDLQEVIRIMDERGGPEGAA; encoded by the coding sequence ATGACCAGCGAGCAACGGCTGCCCAACGAACAGGGGCGGTTCGGCGACTTCGGCGGGCGCTTTGTGCCGGAGACGCTGATGGCGGCGGTCGAGGACCTGCGCATCGGCTACGAGGAGGCGCGGGAAGACGCGGGCTTTCAGGCGGAGCTGACGGGGCTGCTGTCCACGTACGTCGGGAGGCCGACGCCGTTGACCTTCGCGGCCAACCTGACGGCGCACTTCGGCGGGGCGCGCATCTACCTGAAGCGCGAGGACCTGGCGCACACGGGCGCGCACAAGATCAACCACGCGGTGGGGCAGGCGCTGCTGGCCAAGCGCATGGGCAAGCAGCGGATCATCGCGGAGACGGGCGCGGGACAGCACGGCGTCGCAACGGCGACGGTGTGCGCGCTGCTGGGCATGGAGTGCGTGGTCTACATGGGCACGGAGGACATTCGGCGGCAGCAGCCGAACGTCTACCGGATGAAGCTACTCGGCGCGCGGGTGGAGCCGGTCGACAGCGGGTCGCGGACGCTGAAGGACGCGATCAACGAGTGCATGCGGGACTGGGTCACCAACGTGCGCACCACCTTCTACCTGCTGGGGAGCGTCGTGGGGCCGCACCCGTACCCGATGATGGTGCGGGACTTCCAGAGCGTCGTGGGACGCGAGGCGCGGGCGCAGGTCATCGCCGCGGAGGGGCGGCTGCCCGACTACGCCGTCGCGTGCGTGGGCGGCGGGAGCAACGCCATCGGGCTCTTTCACCCCTTCATCGCGGACGAGGAGGTGGCGCTCGTGGGCGTCGAGGCCGGGGGGCTTGGGCTGGAGACGGGCAGGCACGCGGCGCCGCTCTCGGGGGGCAGGCCGGGCGTGCTGCACGGGTCGCACTCGTACCTGATGCAGGACGAGGCCGGGCAGGTGATGGAGACGCACAGCGTGTCGGCGGGCCTCGACTACCCGGGCGTCGGGCCGGAGCACTCGTACCTGAAGGACATCGGACGGGCGACGTACGTCTCGGCGACGGACGACGAGGCGCTGGAGGCCTTCGGGCTGCTGTCGCGGACGGAGGGCATCATCCCGGCGCTGGAGCCGTCGCATGCGCTGGCATACGTGGCGAAGCTCGCGCCGCAGGCTGGGGCGGGCAAGGTCATCGTCGTGAACCTGAGCGGCCGCGGGGACAAGGACCTGCAGGAGGTTATCCGCATCATGGACGAACGCGGCGGGCCGGAAGGAGCGGCGTGA